CAGGACCAGGTCGGCGGCGGCCGCACCGCCGTCCACGGTGGGCGCGACGTTGCCGACCTCGACGAGCCGCATGCCGCGGGCGGCGGTGGCGGCGCGCAGACCCCGCTGCCGGTCCCGGTGGGACCAGGAGGTGCGCGGACCGCCGACGTACGCGACGGCCCGATGACCCAGCGCGGCCAGGTGCCCGACCGCCTGCCGCATCCCGTCGGCGTTGTCCGCCGTGACCGACGGGAACGGGGTGATCCGCCGGTTCAGCACCACGACCGGCTTGTCCCGGGCGTTCGACCGCAGCTCGTGGTCGGACGCCCGGGGCGAGCAGAGCAGGAACCCGTCGACCTGCATGGCGAGTGCCCGGATGGCCGGCACCTCGACGGCCGGATCCTCGTCGGTGTCACTGAGGAAGACCGCGTAGTCGAACCGGCGCGCCTGCTTCTGGATCGCCTTCACCACGGTCGGGAAGAACGGGTTGGCCAGGTCGGGCAGGACCACGCCGAGGTTCGCGGTCCGGCCGGTGATCAGGCTGCGGGCCGCCCGGTTCGGGCGGTAGCCGAGCTGCTCGGCGGCGCTCTCCACCCGCTCCCGGGTGTCCGCGCGGACCCGCGCCGGATCGGTCAGCGCCCGGCACACCGACGACGGTGACACCCCGGCGAGCCGCGCGACGTCCTTGATGGTCACCGCCACGCCAGACCCCTGATCTTTC
Above is a genomic segment from Actinoplanes ianthinogenes containing:
- a CDS encoding LacI family DNA-binding transcriptional regulator — its product is MAVTIKDVARLAGVSPSSVCRALTDPARVRADTRERVESAAEQLGYRPNRAARSLITGRTANLGVVLPDLANPFFPTVVKAIQKQARRFDYAVFLSDTDEDPAVEVPAIRALAMQVDGFLLCSPRASDHELRSNARDKPVVVLNRRITPFPSVTADNADGMRQAVGHLAALGHRAVAYVGGPRTSWSHRDRQRGLRAATAARGMRLVEVGNVAPTVDGGAAAADLVLAAPVTAVLAYNDLVALGLLQRFQARGVRVPEHLSVIGFDDIPVAGLLGPPLTTVAIDTEQIGRVGVDLLLELMAGPVHRGVTRRVLPTQLIVRGSTGPTV